In the Flexistipes sp. genome, GATATGATCTGGACAGTGCATACAAATTATCGCCGGAAGATTTGAATTTTAACAATTTTATAGGTTTTTATCCGAAGACTGCTGAATATGCTGAAAAGATTTTTAATCGCTTTGAAGAATTACCGTTTGCTATCGAATATCTTAAAGAAGAGTTAGCTGACAAAAGATTTTACACAGATGAAAAAGGGAAAATTTATCCTTTTAAACTTAAAGATAATCTTAAAGAAATAACATTTGATGAATTTGGCTCTGTAGCAGAACGTAAAGATGAGGATGATTATAATTTAGTACGCAGCAGACTTATCAAACATTACAAAAAAAGAATCAAGAAAGATAAGAAGCTTCTGGAAAAACTAAAAGATGACCTAAGCAATGCAAAAAAATTTCATCAGCTGAGACATGAAGCGGATCTGATAAAAAATAATCTGCATATTTTAAAGCAAGGGGAAGGGGAGTACGAGCTTATCGATTATTCTGAGGATGGCATAAAAAAGGTGAATTATTTCGTTAGAAGAGGTGATAAGCCTGAGGAAAAAGCAGAAAAACTTTATGAAAAAAGCAGAAAGCTTGAAAGATCTTTAGAAAAAATCCGAAAGAGAATTAATGAAATACAAAATCGCATATTCTGGTATGAAGAAAAACTCTTTTATATGGAAGATGAGTCAATAAAACCTGATGAGCGGGAGCTTTTCAAAGAATATAGTGAAACATTTGGTTCATACAAAGTGAAAAAAACAAAAACAAAAGAGGTTAAACGTATATATCACATCAAATTAAGTGAGGCGGATATTTATCTGGGGAAAAACAGCCGCGGTAATCATGAGCTTGTTTTCGACTTTGCTTCCCCTGAAGATTTGTGGCTGCATGCACAGGGTATCCCTTCTTCACATGCGATTATCAGAAAGAATGAGCCTTACACAAAAGAGGAAATCGAAACAGCAGCAAGAGTTGTGGCCTGTCTCAGTAAGGCCAGGCTGGACTCAAAGGTGAATGTTGATTACACACTGAAAAAATATGTTAAAAAGCCCAAGCACACTCCGGAAGGTTTTGTGATTTATGATAAGTTTAAAACGGTTACAGTGGCTCCTATGAGCAGGGAAGAGTTTCGCAGGTTAATCAAAAGTGGGTAAGTCAGACATATTGTGATTTATGATTAGCAGAAACGCATAAATTATTATATAGATGGAGATTCCTCTGCTTCGCCCTGGGGATGAAAAAAATATTGCCAGTTCTCTCCGCCCACGCCTGCAAGACAACGGTCCGGGGCGGATTCTTGCGACGACTGACAAAAGGCAAGACCTTTGAATAACTAATAAAAAAAGTCATCCCGAACTTGTTTCGGGATCTATTATTATCAGTAAGTTATGTGACCCTGAAACAACTGCTTACCTTCGGTTAGCACCAGTCCTTTAGACTGGTAAATATGTTGTAAAACATCCAATTTATCTTCGCTATGCTCAGATGCTACAGGGAGACCTTTGAATAAGTACCCCACCCAACCTCCCCTAAATTAGGGGAGGAGTTTTATCTCCCCTCTTATCAAAGAGTTAGGAGGGGATTAAGGGGTGGTAAAATTTATAAGAATACATTATTCAAAGGTCTTACAGGGTGGCAATAAGGCAGTTACTCAAGGCCTCAATGCTGTCATCGCGAGGGCGGAAGCCAGTGGCGATCTCATTCCCTGTAGATGAGATTGCTTCGTCGTTGTCAATGCTCGTAAAGACTTGTAAAAGTCTATGTGTTTGAATTGAAAAACTCTTCTATTATTTTTAATGATTCTTTTTCATTATCGGTGGAGTAAAGCCGGTTTCTGAAGTTGGATGCCCCCGGGGAGCTTTTGGAGAAAAACACAGCATATTTTTTCAGGAGATTTATATAGTGAGCCCCTTTTTCCTCCGCTTCAAAATCTTTAAGCTCCATTAAAAGATTGTAAAGTTCTTGTTTGCTGAGGAAGTTTTCAGGATGTTTATTTTCCCGTAATGCCTGAAAAATCCAGGGTGTTTTCATAATCGCTCTTCCTATCATCACCCCTGAGACACCGGTATTCAACATTCTTTTATATCCACTGGGGTCGCAGACATTGCCGTTTCCGATTACAGGTATTTTTGCCAGTTCCGCAGCAGTTTCTAAAGCCCTGTAATCCACCGCTCCTGTGAACAGTTCAGATTTTGCCCTGGCATGAATGCATATTGCATCCACACCCTCATTCTCAGCCATCTTTATCAATTCCCTGAAGACAAGATTTTCTCTGTCCCATCCCAGACGAATTTTAACCGTCAGTTTTTTTTCTGTCGCTTTTCTGGCATTTTTTATAATCCGTTCAGCCTGTTTTATGTTTTTCAGTAGATTTGAGCCTCCTCCGGTTTTTAATACTTTTTTCACCGGGCAGCCCATATTGATGTCAAAACCATAGGGGGATGAAATTTCTTCTGTTATTTTAACAGCATCGTGGAATGAATTTTCATTGAAGCCAAATAGCTGGACAATTATGGGATTATCTTCAGGGGTTAACCTTATATAATCCACTGTTTTATCAATTTGCCTTTTTAGCCCTTCCACTGATACCATTTCAGTGTAAATAAGACCGTTTGTGAATTTTCTCAGAATTTTACGGAAACTTCTGTTTGTTATCCCTGCCATAGGTGCTGCAACGAGGGGTTCTTTTTTCAATAAGGTTTTTAAATCAGATGATTGTGTTAATACTGCTTTCATTGTCTCTGGCGGTACCTTTTATATCTAAAAATTTTCTTAAATGCATAAATTTATATGCGGCATAGGATATCATATCGCCGTTATCTGTACAAAGATATTTTGAAGGAAAATAAATGTCGCAGGAGTCTTTAAAATATTCGTGAAATTTGTCCCGGAGGTATCCGTTGCAGGCAACGCCGCCGGAAATAACAAGTTTGTCAGAATTGAAGTGTTTTAATGCTATTTGAGATTTATTTATAAGTGTTCGCACCAGTGTACTTTGAAAGGATGCAGCTATGTCAGCCTTTGTGAAATATCCTTGGTTTAAACAGTTCATAACAGCTGTTTTCAGTCCGCTGAAGCTCATGTTGTTTTGAGCTTTCATTGCAACCGGAAAATTCACAGCATCCGGGTTGCCTTTTCGTGAAAGGCTTTCGATGGCCGGTCCTCCGGGATAAGCCAGCCCCATCATCTTTGCCACCTTGTCAAAGGCTTCCCCTGCAGCATCATCCACAGTGTGTGAAAACAAACGAAAGTTATATGATTTGTCCACCTGGTAAATATGTGAATGCCCTCCTGAAATAATAAGTCCTGTGTATGGGGGTGCCAATTCCGGATGAGTGAGTTCGGCGGAAATTATATGTGCCGAAAGGTGGTTGACAGGAATCAACGGTATTTTTAAAGCATATGAAAGTCCTTTGGCAAAAGAAACACCGACAAAAAGTGCACCTATCAAACCGGGAGCTCTTGTTACACCTACTGCGTCAATATCACTCACAGAGATTAAAGCCTTCTCAATTGCTTCATAAAAAACAGTTTCTATTTTAAGTGCGTGGTTTCTCGAAGCAATTTCCGGGACCACACCTCCGTAACGTGAATGGATATCAATCTGAGAAGATATTACACTGGATTTTATTCCGCTGTCGGAATCATAAACTGCTGCCGAGGTTTCATCACACGAAGTTTCAATTCCCAAAAAAATCACTGCTGTATAACCTTTTCAACGGGCACTATTTTAACCCCCATCTGTTCTATCTCGGGGAGAAATTTGATCAGAGCATTTACCGTTTTGGGTCTAAGGTGTCCGATTACTATTAATTCTTTTTGTTTGAGTGCAAGTTCGGCGCTTTCTATAAGTTTGTTTTTTATATATTTCAGGTCTCCGCTGTTATCAATAAATTTTTCACTGATACCGCAGTTCATCTTCATTTCTTTACATATTTTATACGCTACAGTATCAGCTGAAGTGTGACTGTCCACAAAGGTATTTGTATATTTATTTATGTATTTCAGGGATTCTCTCATTTTCAGTCTGTTTTCTGTCAGTGCAGATCCCATGTGATTGTTCACTCCGTCAATTTTGCCTATTTGCTCCACATTCTTATCAATCAGTATTTTGATTAATGTTTCGGGTGTATTCAAAAGAATGGCACCTTTCCCGGGCTCTGTATCCGGGTATGATTTCGGC is a window encoding:
- a CDS encoding NFACT RNA binding domain-containing protein; its protein translation is MDGLTLRKLKYVFDEKIRYTVINSATVSENTFILHLYDDNNSSRIDFKAGLNLKGVFRAGSFEKLGKAPALEILNGACITDIKQRSYDRILILYAAKRRPSGKKVTYRIVYELAGNNSNIFVISDSDHIIFKLNNNNIDPERKVDTGDVYRFFKLNKRYDLDSAYKLSPEDLNFNNFIGFYPKTAEYAEKIFNRFEELPFAIEYLKEELADKRFYTDEKGKIYPFKLKDNLKEITFDEFGSVAERKDEDDYNLVRSRLIKHYKKRIKKDKKLLEKLKDDLSNAKKFHQLRHEADLIKNNLHILKQGEGEYELIDYSEDGIKKVNYFVRRGDKPEEKAEKLYEKSRKLERSLEKIRKRINEIQNRIFWYEEKLFYMEDESIKPDERELFKEYSETFGSYKVKKTKTKEVKRIYHIKLSEADIYLGKNSRGNHELVFDFASPEDLWLHAQGIPSSHAIIRKNEPYTKEEIETAARVVACLSKARLDSKVNVDYTLKKYVKKPKHTPEGFVIYDKFKTVTVAPMSREEFRRLIKSG
- the tsaD gene encoding tRNA (adenosine(37)-N6)-threonylcarbamoyltransferase complex transferase subunit TsaD — encoded protein: MIFLGIETSCDETSAAVYDSDSGIKSSVISSQIDIHSRYGGVVPEIASRNHALKIETVFYEAIEKALISVSDIDAVGVTRAPGLIGALFVGVSFAKGLSYALKIPLIPVNHLSAHIISAELTHPELAPPYTGLIISGGHSHIYQVDKSYNFRLFSHTVDDAAGEAFDKVAKMMGLAYPGGPAIESLSRKGNPDAVNFPVAMKAQNNMSFSGLKTAVMNCLNQGYFTKADIAASFQSTLVRTLINKSQIALKHFNSDKLVISGGVACNGYLRDKFHEYFKDSCDIYFPSKYLCTDNGDMISYAAYKFMHLRKFLDIKGTARDNESSINTII
- a CDS encoding tRNA dihydrouridine synthase, translated to MKAVLTQSSDLKTLLKKEPLVAAPMAGITNRSFRKILRKFTNGLIYTEMVSVEGLKRQIDKTVDYIRLTPEDNPIIVQLFGFNENSFHDAVKITEEISSPYGFDINMGCPVKKVLKTGGGSNLLKNIKQAERIIKNARKATEKKLTVKIRLGWDRENLVFRELIKMAENEGVDAICIHARAKSELFTGAVDYRALETAAELAKIPVIGNGNVCDPSGYKRMLNTGVSGVMIGRAIMKTPWIFQALRENKHPENFLSKQELYNLLMELKDFEAEEKGAHYINLLKKYAVFFSKSSPGASNFRNRLYSTDNEKESLKIIEEFFNSNT